The Bacteroidota bacterium DNA segment CCTGTCCCTGTGCCTGTGCAGTGATGACAACCGTTTCTCCCTTAATGGTCGTAGCGCCGAGATAAAAATCGTGCGTCACCGAGCCGCCGTCGGGTATGTTCAGGGTCACGCTTATCGAGACGTATCCGAGGTAGGACGCCGTGATCGTCTGTTCGCCGGAGGGAGCGTTGGGAATGGAAAACGCTCCGTTCAGATCGGTAGCCGCCCCGATGCTTGTTCCTTTCACCACGATATTGGCGCCGGGGAGCAAGTCCTTTGAGTCCTTGTCAAACACGCGTCCTTTGATCGTCCCCCCCGCAAACGCCAAGGGAGCCATGAACAGCGACACAAGCGCCGCCAACAATATATTTTTTCCGTTAAAACGAAGTCCTGTGTATTCGACGAACAATGGCTGAACTGCTGCGTTAACACCGGATGAGGTTTTCACAACAAGATCTCCTTATATAAAAACACCGGCTAAAAAAATCGGGTGACCGTTCTTTCCCGTGAGCTGCATAGCACTCACTCCGGAGCGGCCACCCGATGGCGATACACCTGATCCTGCGTCTGCTGCTGGTCCGATGACATGCGGACCGACAGGTCGACAGCGAAAACGAATTGTTCAGTTCGTCGTATCAATTGGTGCATCGTAACGACAATGATTGATGTTTGAACGACTGTCTGGTGACTCTTTAACGAAGGATATACGAATTAACAATATTTTCCAGCATCTCCTGCCGGCCGCTATCGAGCTGCGGCTTGCCCTCCTTGATGATCCACTTTTCCAGATCTTCGAAACCCGCTTTCCCCGCCATGATCTTCGCGCCGATGCCGGAGTTGAAGCTTGCATACCGCTCGGCAACGAATTTCGAAAGAGCCTTATCCTCGATGATCGAGTGGGCAACGACAAGGCCGCGCGCGAACGTGTCCATGCCGCCGATATGCGCATGGAAAAGGTCAAGCGGGTCGTTCGAGCTGCGCCGCACCTTGGCGTCGAAATTCAAGCCCCCTTTGCCCAAACCGTTCTGGCCGAGTATCACCATCATCGCAAAGGTGGTGGAATAAAGGTCCGTCGGAAATTGATCGGTGTCCCAGCCGAGCAGCAGGTCGCCGCGGTTCGCGTCAACGCTCCCCAGCTTGCCCGCCGCCGAAGCAACGGCCAGTTCGTGCTCGAAGGTATGCCCCGCGAGCGTCGCGTGGTTCGCTTCGATGTTCAGTTTGAAATGATCGAGAAGGCCGTACTCTTTCAGGAAATAGAGCGTCGTTGCGGCGTTGGAATCGTACTGATGCTTCATCGGTTCCGCCGGCTTCGGCTCGATAAGGAACTGTCCCTTGAACCCGATCTTCTTCTTGTAGTCAACGGCCATGTGAAGGAACTTGGCCATCTGTTCCTGTTCTTTCTTCAAGTCGGTGTTCAATAACGTTTCGTACCCCTCGCGGCCTCCCCAAAAGACGTAGTTCTCACCGCCAAGCTCCTTTGTCGCATCGATGGCGTTCTTCACCTGGGCGGCTGCATGAGCCATCACGTGGGCATTCGGGCTTGTTCCGGCACCTTGCGAGTAGATCGGACTCCCGAACAGGTTCGCCGTCCCCCAGAGAAGCTTGACACCCGTCTCCTTCTGAAAGGTCTTTGCCAGCCCGACGATCTCGTCGAGATTCTTTATCGACTGGGAAAAGTTCTCTCCTTCGGGAGCGATGTCTCTGTCATGGAAACAATAATAATCGACGCCTAATTTCTGAAAGAACTCAAATGCCGCTTCCAGCGTCTCCTTGGCGCGGTCCATCGGATTGTTCGATTTCCGCCACGCACGTTCGAAGCTTGGTCCTCCGAACATATCGCTCCCGTTCCCCATCATCGTATGCCAATAAGCAACCGAGAACCGGAGATGCTCTCCCATGGTTTTCGAACCGACGCGCTGGTCTTTATTATAGAATTTGAATGCAAAAGGATTCTTGGAATCTTTGCCTTCGTAAGGAATTGATTGCTTGATCTTCGGAAAATATTTATTGCTCATGACCATGTGAAGTCTCTTCTCGAATTTGTGTGGTGGGATGGTTTTGCGCTTATGATGGAGCTTGATGCAAGGTTCGAATGTCGGTGAAAGGCTCCTCCGTTTCTTTAACAGTTCAAATAGAATTGAACCGATTCAATGTTATAAATAATTCTTCTTCATGTCAAGCGAAATAATAACGACTTACCTCTCCAGAAGCGCCGACAGCCGCCGACTCCAACCTTTATAGACCGCATCATATTCCGTTGCTAATTCGCCAGTTGGGCCTAGTTTTTCAATAACTTTCAACCCTCGAAAGGCTTCGTCAGCAGAGGAGTAATATTTGACGCCGATGCCGGCTCCGCGGGCTGCACCCTGCGAGCCGTCCGTATTGCAGATTTCAAGGTCGACGTTGCATGTGTTGACGAACGCCTCCTTGAACACCCGGCTCTGGAATAAGTTCGAATCCCCGGCTTTTATAACTCCGAATTCCATGCCGATGCTCTTCATGATATCCAGGCCGTACCGGAATGAGAAAACGATCCCTTCCTGGGCCGCTCTGATCAAATGCCCCCGCTGATGGATATTGAAATTGATGCCGGAGAACTGTGCAAGCACATCCTTATTCCCCAGACTTCGTTCCGCCCCGTTGCCGTACGGAAAACAGAAAAGGCCGTCCGACCCGACGGCGATGCCGGATGCGAGGGTGTTCATCTCGTCATACGAAAGCTTGTTGTCGAGAACGTTTTGCCTGAGCCAGCTGTATTGAATGCCTGTCCCGTTGATGCACAACAGCACTCCGGTAAACGGAGTCTCCTTTGTGTAATTGACGTGGGCGAACGTGTTGACGCGGCTTGCAGTGTCGAAAATGTTCTTCTCCGCAACTCCATAGATCACTCCCGATGTCCCGGCCGTCGCCGCGATTTCTCCCGGCTTCAACACATGGAGCGACAGCGCATTGTTCGGCTGGTCCCCTGCGCGGTAGGTGATCGGGACACCGGCTTTCAGTCCGAGCTCGGCCGCCGCTGACGGTTGCAATGTTCCCTGCATCCCGAACGTCGGAACGATGTTTGCGATCAGGCCGCGATCGATGCCGTAAAATTTCAGCAGGTCGCCGGCCGTTTCTTTTTTTTCAAAGTCCCACAAGATCCCTTCGCTCAAACCGGAGATGGTCGTGCTGATCTCGCCGGTCAGCCTGAAGGCGATATAATCGCCGGGGAGCATCACCTTCGCGATCTTTGCGTAGACCTCCGGCTTGTTCTCCTTCACCCACTTCAGCTTCGACGCCGTAAAATTTCCCGGAGAGTTCAGGTAATGCCGGAGGCAGAAATCGCCCCCCATCGAGTCGAACGCCTTGTTGCCGATGTCGACCGCCCTGCTGTCGCACCAGATGATAGAAGGATACAGAACCTCATTCTTCTTTCCGAGCATCACAAGCCCGTGCATTTGGTACGAGACGCCGATAGCGGCCACCTCGATCGATGCCGCGTTGACCTTTGACAAGATCTTCTTGGTTGCGGCGACACAATGACGCCACCATGCGTCCGGGTCCTGCTCTGCCCAACCCGGCTGCGGCGAATCGATTTTCATTTCTGTCTCGGGAGAAAACCCCGAGGCGACGAGCTCCCCCGTATCGGCGTTGATGAATGAAGCTTTTACAGATGAACTTCCGACGTCATATCCCAGAAGGATCTTTGGCATGATAACGATCTCCGAACAATTTCTACGATGAAAGAATGAAACGCCCCATCGGCGCGCGGACCAATGTGCAGAAGCGGACTATGGAGTGTGAGGAAACAGAAAAATCAGAACGATAAGAAAATTTTAACCCGCAGCGGGACGGGTCCCGCCTCGATAGGATCAACGACACCGGCCGCTTTTACTTGTTCAGCACCCTGGTCGACTCCCGAACGATGAACTCTGTCTCCAGAACGACATGCTCGTTGGGAAGGAGCGATGGAGATTCGATGTTCCTGATCAGGATTTCTGCCGCTTTCTTCCCGATCTCGTGCTGCGGAGCCCGGATCGTGGTGAGCGGAACCGGATAGATTTGCGCGTAGTAGATGTCGTCGTTTCCGATGATCGATATATCGTCCGGCACGCGGATCTTCAACTGCTTCAACGCGCTCATGACGGCAAGCGCCTGGTGGTCGTTGAAACAGACGATCGCCGTCGGGTAATCTTCCGGCTTTTTGCTCTTGAAAAATTCTACCGTCTTGCTGAAGCTCTCGTCATAGTGGGAACCGACCGAAACGATCATCTCCTTATGGAATACGAGCGTGCTTTCGCTGAACGCATCCCGGAATCCTTCGATCCGTTCGAGCGTATGGGATGACAGCGGCGGGCCGGCGAAGTGGACGATGCGGGTGTGTCCGGCATCGATCAGATATTTCACCGCTTTTTTGATCGCCTTCAGGTTGTCGATGGCCACCACATTCGCCTGGATGCCGCCGACATCCTCGAGCAGAACAAAAGGATAATTGATCATCTTCAGCTTGAATAGATGCTCTATTTCCGCCGTTCCGGCCACGATCGGCGCGATGATCGTTCCTTTGATGTCCTTTGCGGAAAAAAGATGAGAGAATTTTTTCTCGGTCTCGTGGTCGTCGTCCGAACTTGTCACGAGGACAGAGTACCCCTTGCTTTTCGCATAATCCTTCGCTCCCGCAGCGATCGAAGTGTAGAACGGGTAATTCAGGTCCTTGAGAATGATCCCGATGCTTTTATCCTGGTTGCCGTTCTTGAGATTCCGTGCGACGCCTTTCGGGCGGAAGTTGAGTTCCTTCATGACCGCCAGGATGTGGTCGCGCGTTGCAGGCTTTACGGTACTTTTTGCGTTGATAACGGCGGAAACCGTCCCCTTCGAGACCCCCGTCCTCTTGGCGACGTCTTCTATTGTTATTCGTTTCATATGATTTTTCGGTACCTCTTTTCGGGAGGCGCCCCGTTAGTGTTGTTTATCGGCAGCATGTTCATGAGCCGACTAAAAGGTAAGATTTTTTTCCCTAGAGTCAAGTCGCCCGAGAGCGTCTCAATTTCACAGAGTTCCTTCGATTGACTGCAGAGAACGAAGCCATGCTTATCAAACTTCAGGCTGAGACACAACCGATCGGTCATTTGTAGACTTCATCGTCGCCGGAATATTCGAACCAATCGTACGAGGCGGCATTCGTACTCGTTTCCTTGTCGGACGTCGCGTACATGGCGAACATGCACCCGACAAAGCCTCCTGCAACTTTTGTGGAAAGGTACTTCGCGTCCATGCTGTCCTTCAGGAGGGTCCAATGCCGCTCATCGAACGCAAAAGAGCATGAATAGAGGCCCTCCGTTGCATCGATCTTGAGCATCACTTCCTTCCCGCCCTCATCCTTCGCGATTGGCACGGAAGCAACCAGCAGCATCCCGTCAACAGACGTGCCGCTGCTGTCCGAGCTGTACACCTGGATCGCCTCGCCGTTCTTTTCCAATGATTTACAAATAAAATAGAAATGCCGTTCGTTTTGAAAAACCACCAGTCCCGCTTTTTCATTCTCCGCATGCGGAGTAAACAGCAAGCTGGCGCTTGCCGAACAGCGCAAATGTTCCTGGCGCCTTCCAAGAAAGCTCGGGTTCATTTCCCCCGAACAGGTCTCCGGCCGTAGTTTCAGCGTGACGAATCCTTTCTTCGTCGACAGGTCGAACCATCGGTCGTGAGGCGTTCTGAGAAAAACCCAGTTTCGGTTCAGCTCCGGAGAATCGAAATCATCTCTCGTCCGAAAATTCCCGCTCCTCGGTATGTCGGCCAGATCTGCTGAAGGGACGACCGGCGAAGAATAGCGGTATTGCACCTCCTCATGCCCCGGGTTGATCACCGGCCAACCGTTCTCCCATGTTACCGGCGCGAGAAATGTCTCCCTTCCCGTATTATAGTACTCCCCTTCGTACGGACCATACGGCCTGCAGCCGAGAAACACTCCCCACCAATCTCCCGACTCGGTCTGAACAAGATCCGCATGACCGGTCGACGTGATAGGGTTCGGTCTTTGCGGATTCAAGTTGCGCTGAGTAAGGATCGGATTTTTCTCATACGAAACATACGGACCGTAAATATTGGCGCTCTTGAAAACCACTTCAGAATGCTGATCCTCAGTTCCCCCTTCTGCAGCAATAAGAAAATAGATCCCGTCCTTCTTCAGGATATGCGGTCCTTCGATCCATACGGGCTTTTTGTTGATGTCGGTTCCGCCGTTGATCAGGATCCTTTCGTCTTCTTTTACTTTAAGATTTTCCGGGTCGAATTCTCGGATCCGGATCGTTCTGTGTCCCGGGTAAAGAGATTTGTGCTCTGGGGGGATGCTGTTGTAGACGATGTATGCTTTGCCGTCGTCGTCGAAGAACGGCGACGGATCGATCCCGTCGAGCTGCGGCAGCCATACAGGTTTCGACCAGGGACCGGCCGGGTCTTTCGCGGTGGCGACGAAGTTGCCGCCGATGTCGACCAACGTACATGTCACATAGAACAACCCGTTGTGATACCGGATCGACGGGGCAAAAAGACCGCGCGATACCTGCTGCCCGTCCAGGTTGAATTCTTCCGGACGGCTCAAGACGTAACCGATCAAGCTCCAATGGACCAGGTCTGTGCTATGGAAGATATTGATCCCGGGGAAGTAGGCAAAGGTCGAATTGACGAGGTAAAAATCCTTCCCGACCCGGCAGATACTCGGATCAGGATAAAATCCCGCGATGATAGGGTTCGTGAACGTCGATCTGGATTGGCAATACGAAAATTCCTGAACGCTGATTGCCCCCATGATCAAAAGCAACACCGAGGCGAACGCAAATCTTTTCACTTTCATTCCCTTCCTGCTAGTACCGAGCGCGTGCAGCGGCAGTTGTGCTACTCGGCTTTCTCGATGAATTGACTTCCGCCATATTGGTCCACCGTCATTCCGATCACTTTTCCTTTGTTGTCCCTCTTGAAGTGAACAAAAAGGAAGACCCCTTTCCGATAGAAATCCTGCTCCGTCTCGGCCCACAACGCCATCTTTACCCCATCCGGTCCCGCGACCATGAGATGCTGTTCCTCGCGGGAAATGTTGATGCTCACCTGAGGATTGATGCGATACGCCCCTACGTATTCATCCAGAACAGCGGTCGAAACCTCAATCGACGGCTTGGCGAAAACAAATTGGAGTCCTCTCGTATATCCTTCGGCTTTCCCCCCGGAATGTCCGGTCCCTTCGAGCACCCGGGTCTCGATCTCCAGTCCCTCCAATTTTTTTGCCTTCAGGTCGGCCGCGAACTTTTCGAACGAACTCTCGTTCCCTTCCAGCCCTCCAACCGCCATGAACAACTTCACCGGATGCAGGGTTTTCGCCGGAGTGTAATTCTTTTCAAAGCCCGCTATCGCGTTGTTATCCCAGCCGATAGCGGGGCTCGTCAATACGTACCGTTGAAACGTCGACGTTTCCTGAAAGAGAGCGTAGAGGGTGAACAATCCGCCGAGCGAGCTCCCCATCAGCGTCCGGTCGTCTTTTTTTGTCCGATAGCGGGCATCGATGAACGGGATCAATTCCGTCTTGATGAACTTCAGGAAGTTCGGCGCGTTCCCGGATTGGGGGAGCTCCTTTGGCGCGGTCGGGGTGAGATCTCTCACTCTCAGCATATCATAATTCGGATTGTTCCCTCCCCATGCGACGGCGACGACGATCGCCGAGGGGACAAATCCATCGTAATACTGTTGGCCGAAGATCGCCTGGACAAGAGGGAAATCCCACTGGCCGTCGAGGAGATAAATAACGGGAAACGTTCTGGCGCTGTCCTGATAATCTCTCGGAAGGTTCACGTAAAGGTTGAATTCCTGATTGACGATCATGGACGTGATATGGAGCGATTGCGTTCCGGCGATCTCAACGGCCGGAGCGGTTGACGATGAGTCGAAGGAAGCTCCCTTCAACGATGCGGCAGAGAAGACGGCGAACAGCAAGATCGCAGAGATGTTGACGCAGGAAGTTTTCATACGAGTTGTCTCCTTGAAGACTCAATATGTGATGAGATGTTTTTGCGCATCGATCAACAAAAGAATTCTCTGGTACCTTTACAGTCGGCGAATTTCCGGTCGTGCGATCGCCGCGTTATGCGTTCATTTCTTGTTGCGCAAAAGGAAACTTTCCGGCGGTCCAAGATAGCTTGGCTTGACTCCGCCGGCGTTGACGACGATCTTCTGCAGTACGACATCCGGGTCGACCATCCAGAATTTCAGCGTATGGACCCCCGGATGATGAATGACATGCTGTGAGGTCGAAATGTTGATGTTGTTCGCCACCCACTGTTCCCATGTCCGGTTCGAATTTTCGCCGTTCATGGTGATCGTTTGCGGCGGATCGTCATCGAAGGAAATTGCGTACCGCAGCCCCCGGTCGTTGTGAAAATTGAGCGTCGGTGAAAGATATGCATTGACGCTGACGCTGCCGGTGTCAAAGAAATACATCTGGTATTCGAGGTGCGGACTAGTCCCTCCCGCCACCTGCGGCAGCGATGTCACAGGCTCGGGCGTGACTCCGGAAAGGGTCCGTCCTAATCCCGGGATCGTCAGCCAATCCACCGACGACGATCCGATCGCTTTGGAATAATGTTCCGCTTCAACCGATACGCAGCCGTTGCTTTCAACAAATCCAGCCATGCTTCCTT contains these protein-coding regions:
- a CDS encoding LacI family DNA-binding transcriptional regulator, with protein sequence MKRITIEDVAKRTGVSKGTVSAVINAKSTVKPATRDHILAVMKELNFRPKGVARNLKNGNQDKSIGIILKDLNYPFYTSIAAGAKDYAKSKGYSVLVTSSDDDHETEKKFSHLFSAKDIKGTIIAPIVAGTAEIEHLFKLKMINYPFVLLEDVGGIQANVVAIDNLKAIKKAVKYLIDAGHTRIVHFAGPPLSSHTLERIEGFRDAFSESTLVFHKEMIVSVGSHYDESFSKTVEFFKSKKPEDYPTAIVCFNDHQALAVMSALKQLKIRVPDDISIIGNDDIYYAQIYPVPLTTIRAPQHEIGKKAAEILIRNIESPSLLPNEHVVLETEFIVRESTRVLNK
- a CDS encoding FGGY family carbohydrate kinase, translated to MPKILLGYDVGSSSVKASFINADTGELVASGFSPETEMKIDSPQPGWAEQDPDAWWRHCVAATKKILSKVNAASIEVAAIGVSYQMHGLVMLGKKNEVLYPSIIWCDSRAVDIGNKAFDSMGGDFCLRHYLNSPGNFTASKLKWVKENKPEVYAKIAKVMLPGDYIAFRLTGEISTTISGLSEGILWDFEKKETAGDLLKFYGIDRGLIANIVPTFGMQGTLQPSAAAELGLKAGVPITYRAGDQPNNALSLHVLKPGEIAATAGTSGVIYGVAEKNIFDTASRVNTFAHVNYTKETPFTGVLLCINGTGIQYSWLRQNVLDNKLSYDEMNTLASGIAVGSDGLFCFPYGNGAERSLGNKDVLAQFSGINFNIHQRGHLIRAAQEGIVFSFRYGLDIMKSIGMEFGVIKAGDSNLFQSRVFKEAFVNTCNVDLEICNTDGSQGAARGAGIGVKYYSSADEAFRGLKVIEKLGPTGELATEYDAVYKGWSRRLSALLER
- a CDS encoding glycoside hydrolase family 43 protein, producing MKVKRFAFASVLLLIMGAISVQEFSYCQSRSTFTNPIIAGFYPDPSICRVGKDFYLVNSTFAYFPGINIFHSTDLVHWSLIGYVLSRPEEFNLDGQQVSRGLFAPSIRYHNGLFYVTCTLVDIGGNFVATAKDPAGPWSKPVWLPQLDGIDPSPFFDDDGKAYIVYNSIPPEHKSLYPGHRTIRIREFDPENLKVKEDERILINGGTDINKKPVWIEGPHILKKDGIYFLIAAEGGTEDQHSEVVFKSANIYGPYVSYEKNPILTQRNLNPQRPNPITSTGHADLVQTESGDWWGVFLGCRPYGPYEGEYYNTGRETFLAPVTWENGWPVINPGHEEVQYRYSSPVVPSADLADIPRSGNFRTRDDFDSPELNRNWVFLRTPHDRWFDLSTKKGFVTLKLRPETCSGEMNPSFLGRRQEHLRCSASASLLFTPHAENEKAGLVVFQNERHFYFICKSLEKNGEAIQVYSSDSSGTSVDGMLLVASVPIAKDEGGKEVMLKIDATEGLYSCSFAFDERHWTLLKDSMDAKYLSTKVAGGFVGCMFAMYATSDKETSTNAASYDWFEYSGDDEVYK
- the xylA gene encoding xylose isomerase, translated to MSNKYFPKIKQSIPYEGKDSKNPFAFKFYNKDQRVGSKTMGEHLRFSVAYWHTMMGNGSDMFGGPSFERAWRKSNNPMDRAKETLEAAFEFFQKLGVDYYCFHDRDIAPEGENFSQSIKNLDEIVGLAKTFQKETGVKLLWGTANLFGSPIYSQGAGTSPNAHVMAHAAAQVKNAIDATKELGGENYVFWGGREGYETLLNTDLKKEQEQMAKFLHMAVDYKKKIGFKGQFLIEPKPAEPMKHQYDSNAATTLYFLKEYGLLDHFKLNIEANHATLAGHTFEHELAVASAAGKLGSVDANRGDLLLGWDTDQFPTDLYSTTFAMMVILGQNGLGKGGLNFDAKVRRSSNDPLDLFHAHIGGMDTFARGLVVAHSIIEDKALSKFVAERYASFNSGIGAKIMAGKAGFEDLEKWIIKEGKPQLDSGRQEMLENIVNSYILR
- a CDS encoding alpha/beta hydrolase-fold protein, which codes for MKTSCVNISAILLFAVFSAASLKGASFDSSSTAPAVEIAGTQSLHITSMIVNQEFNLYVNLPRDYQDSARTFPVIYLLDGQWDFPLVQAIFGQQYYDGFVPSAIVVAVAWGGNNPNYDMLRVRDLTPTAPKELPQSGNAPNFLKFIKTELIPFIDARYRTKKDDRTLMGSSLGGLFTLYALFQETSTFQRYVLTSPAIGWDNNAIAGFEKNYTPAKTLHPVKLFMAVGGLEGNESSFEKFAADLKAKKLEGLEIETRVLEGTGHSGGKAEGYTRGLQFVFAKPSIEVSTAVLDEYVGAYRINPQVSINISREEQHLMVAGPDGVKMALWAETEQDFYRKGVFLFVHFKRDNKGKVIGMTVDQYGGSQFIEKAE